Within Topomyia yanbarensis strain Yona2022 chromosome 2, ASM3024719v1, whole genome shotgun sequence, the genomic segment ctggcgacggtgatcgtaccaaatgtgttggggtgatcagctgccgttgtgtgtgattcctcgctttgcaggcagggtactatcaccgtcgccagtgggataatcatatgttctttctgggatgtcaccatacccagggatagcataagggttagtgcattgggccggagtctcaaaggttgcgggttcgagtctcgcctctgggtggtgaattttttcacatgattgcttagcttcactcaccatttccgatcgtttttccccgttggataccaccagacCTAAAAGatgttgatttaaaaaaaaatcacaaatctTTGGTTCTAAattgtgaagtcccgttccaatatttttcaaaaaattcttcgcaatgatttagttggaaccctgAAGCCCTGCCAtccttttatttgttctgcttccaagcccagttttttttttgggaaaattcgatcaaaGATGCCCATGTTCACCTAAAAGATGTTGTTTAAGATGACCATTTATGCGAATatttaagatgaccattttcattttcatgaccctgtagaaccaccctagttctccatataaactttggttttaatttgtgaagccccgttccaatttttgtttcaaaaatttcttcaccaggAGTTTTCTGGCACCGTATACTTTCGccttttttttcgttctgctccccGATCGTGTGTTGAACAGTTTCATCAAAGGGAAATTGAAGAAAACTAGAAAGACGAATGAGGACGTTGCACAAGTAGCTCGATGTTGGAACGAAATGCGCTTGAGGTTGACAGGTCTGTGTCGGGTTTTCGAAGTGAGTGTGTAGGAATAATTTTGCTTTCTCGTATTCCATCTTGCACAAATTTTTAAAGACTGCACGTTTCGAGGCAAAACTTTCACCGCTGAATCACATGTATTTTCCAATAAATTTGCTTTCACCACATACCAAATTCGATCAATAGATGAGCTGCTTTATTTAGAATAAATAATGTGTCCGAATTTTAAGTGAAGCAAACTTCATTTATTTTATGGTAAAAGATGTTTTGGTTGCTGTGAGCAGGGATgcgaacggtaccggtaaactacatattttgcggtacatttacatttgccgtacagcccgctacagcgacgcatcactactgctctagccagaacggtagccaaaccgagtacacttttccgtacagcagtaaaatacatttttgttttgctgttgtaCTCCGACTGTtcggtgagagtgtggagcAGTAAAGTTTGTCCTCTCGCTTTTTTACACTCTTCTTTACACATTCaaagggagagggtcgcacacgaaagcgttgatgccgatCGTGGTGTaatgaaccgcattcattgtcatTGTTTgcgattaaaaattttaaatagattaaaaatattaaaaagtgtgaaataagagaagagaagctgtaccgctcgtgTATGGTGGCGGTAATAGGGACAGTATTTTTTGTcgtgttactgctttgcacacaggctgccgtacagcgctgggcgtcctgcagtagcgaacgacagcagcgtcgtaGGAGAAAGGACAATGTAGGCAACAATATTACAGCagtagaaaaggtaggcattttgcatccttggctgTGAGTTACGAAAGGTATGTAAGTAACTgacagaaaagtttcattctctCGGAACTAActtgatttgaaattttttgaaatatgtcTAGGTTTCAGTCTAAAATTAAGGACATTTGAGGTAAAATAAAGGACGCTTCCCAAACTAGtcgaaattaaggacatgtTCTTTAAAAGAAGGAAGGTTGGTAACCCTAGCTtattttatcatgtttttttttttattttttgtatacaaaaatcaacaaaaaatatttttttcgggaTTTTTGGAAAATGGTTTAGTAAGTTACgcctaattttattttttatatgatTATGGGAAATATTCATACGAATAATTCTTCCAAAGACACCAGTGAGTTAAGTTCACGCCAAAACATAGCAACCCATTTACGAATGTCATCAAAACTACGCCCGTTGCAGCCATGTTCGGCAGCAAACCATGGAATCCATCGGCCAGCTTGAACTATCTTTCGTGTGTGTAGCAGTTGAACATGCTCTGACCAAGTTGCAAATTATCAATCTGAACCCAACCAACGATGAGCTATTGGATCCAACTGGCACCTTCAGCATCGACGATATCCTGAATCAAAAAATCTCTTTGCTTGAAGACTTCCACTTCCTCACAGTGAAATCGATCTCGCACGCTGAGGAGCAAGCAGTCAGCGGCGTTCATCGATCCTCCGTCAGATTGCACTATTCCAACCTGCTGTTAGAAATCGATTCATTGGAAGAGGAGTTAGCTTCTTTAAGGAGAACTCTTCACGACTTGCAAGATAAATTTTATGTAAGTTGTAAACTTGAAAACTAATCCTGCAATAATCATCACCATAATTTCCCAAGAAACGGAAACAACTGGAAATCGCCAAGAATCGGTTGGTTAACAAGTGGGAACTGGCACGACAAGAGCAGCAGATTGATTCGCTAAACATTCGCTCGGCCGAGTTCCGAGAGCAGACGAAGCAGCAACGGCTGGCAGTTGAATTGGCACTGGATGCTGCAGGGAGGATCGATCAGTACTATAGTGAGCAGTTGGACAACGTTCAGACTGCCATCAGCGATTGGATGGATCGTTTCGATAGGGAAAAGGATGAGGTGGAGTCTCGTGCTCAGAAAGCTCGCGCCCGGAAGAAGCGCTGGGATGAAATGCAAGCTGAATTTGAACAACGAGCGGCCGATATTGCTCACTTGGAAAGAACTGAAATGCAATACCACAAGGATGCGGAGCACAGAAAAATGTGTCAGAAGTATGCCGTTAAGATACAGGTATTAGACTGAAATGTTTGGTGATTTTTCTCTAccacaacatcgattttttaggcATGGTGGCGTGGTGTGATGGTGCGCAGAGGTCTTGGTAAAAAAGAAAAACCTAATGTTGGAAAAAGGGGTAAAAAAGGCAAGAAGGAAACgaaagaaaaaggcaaaagtgtCAAGAAATAAACTTTCGATTAGGGTCAAAGGTTGGTCTATACCTATTCAAAATGTGCAGTGTTAGATTAATACAAATAAACGTTACATTTTGTTAAACGTAACTATTTCCATCGATTTACCTATCTCCCCagtacaaaaaaaaatggttaacgATAAGTGAACAGCCCCAATAAAAGTACGACATTTCGATAAATTGTTTATCGCACCTCGGCAACGCGAAAAGAGTGGCGTTCTGACAAAAAAGTAATACCACTCGCTTCATAGTGCCCATGCACGCAATAAACTAACTGTCAGTTACTGCTGCCGGAGCGAGCGAGTTGGCGCAAAAATAAAGAGTTCTATCCTGGTGCCGACCGGATAAATTgaccaataaataaaataaatgaaaataaataaacattccCACGCCACTGTCTGCCACGGTCAGGATGACTGAATGCTGGAACGTGGTCTCAACCAGActcacacacgcacacacattgCCCGGCATCCCACGTGACGACTGGTGTCTGGCCAGGGCATATTGGCTTGTGAATGCTGCCGTAGCCATCAAAAACCACACGACGAGCGAGCGGCAAGCTCATGTTGAACGTTCTTAAAGGCCGCTCACCAGTCAATGGTTTAGCAACTTCCCTTCGAAGCTGACGTCCTACCGTTTCTTCCTTACCTGCATTTATCTGCCACTAACTTTAGACCATTTGTCAGGAACGAGATCGCTTTTGGGATACACGTAGGTTAGTACGTATGTAGTCCGTATAGTTTTCAGGTTGTATCGATAAACAAACAGACCGAACACTTTTTTTTCGATTGTCCAATCGTATCTCGAAACTGACTTGAACGCAATCCGTTGTGGATCACTCTGTGCTGAAATGGCAGTTCTGTGCCCCGTCTACGGTCCATTAACAAAAATCCGGTTTCTAGTGAGAGCTATAGGCAAATCTGTAATATCTGTTTGTCTATGTTGTATCTGTGCACGACCGTAGCTAATTCTATCGGACTTGAACTTAACCTTTGCACAAAGCTACCTATCTAAGTttagacaaaaaaaaactaatatttCGTGCATCGGGGATTTACCGGTTAACCTTTTTAGGCATATATGTAGAAACTCAAGAACCACAAATAGTAAGCAGTTTTGTCGGTTCACTTTCTTACACACGTTATGTCACGGAATGCTTTGATCTTTCTTTATCGAATGAAACGTGTGAATCAAGGTGTTCGGTGACGACGGCTATAAAGGGAGTCCGAGCATAAAAAAGtcggaaaaaaatgtttaacaaGTACTTACAATAgcattttttgttatattttctaaataatacttgtaatttCCATTGAATATTGTGAAGTCAACTTTACCGGGTACAAAacagtagtaaaaaaattctctGGGGGgaggcagggccggcggaacaccttTTTTCCGAGTGGATTGCaagattcgaagtgatttctcctcgtacggacgaaagttcagatatggcgtgtgtaagtgaaaatgaaaattccctgataatatctggtggATATTTGAAAACATTCTTTGTTAACAGGGCTGTTTATttgacggctcagcgaaaatgtgtttgttgaatactacacccaaaatctgacgggcatgtttctattacttttgggcaAGTTTCTATTGCCTTTTTGgcaacagaccacgcaattgcgcattgcggtattaaactcatattaccgcaaaggtagaaaacggtggaatgacgatgtaggataattcggtcgatttctatagtagtattagtatcgagttaaaccagccggaattctggcGGATTTCTACCCAAATTCAGACCGGAATCTGCACCAATTTTGGCAGAAATAGGCGGAATTGCGAATTTTTATAGGGTAACTTGGATAGTGAAAGAAAATGTTTAGGCAGTTTCCGGATCGGACACAGCTCCCGATCTGGACCAGTATCCAAatttggacctcccggatcgGGATCAGTTCCCGGAGCTGGACTAGTTCCCATACCCGGTAATGGTCCTGTCCCTGGATCTAGCCTATCTCTTTTTCCCCTTACCAGGTCAGGACTTGAACCAGGCACAGatttggtgcttagatccagacaagagtCTGGATCCGGACTCTCGGATCGGATACATTGATCCAAACTATATGTCTTGCGttccgtacatgacgggaaggactgttaatgttttgtgcagtcgctacctttCTGTTGACGTTcgtgatagaaaaaaatcaaaaatacccccccccccccactatTCCCAGTCGGCTTTTTTCTGACTGTTCTTTGAAGCTAGCTGAGTGTGAGCCGATGGGTATCTCCGGTGACCGgtttccggaccaaagacaagccatttaacatcatcgataaatcacgtgatctaactaaacaacactcgaccgtgtacgaaaaagtattttgtctacgtatccacccgggaagtagagattgatggtgtagtttcCGAGAAGTCGCCGGCTTTGATTGCGAAATAGGGGGTGGCTCCTTcctgtgcttcagtcagtgtaaattctggtatgcaagcaattgtgttcAGTGAAAATCGAGGAGTATTAGAAATCTTATGtttcatcagcctcatttcgagcctttcgccggatttgttcttcgaaaatttgttcttttgaacggggctcgtctacttgTTCGCTTTTTTGTAACCCGGGGCATGAACTGAAGAACCCATTGTAGAAAgaaggcacggtgtggaaaatgcggagaggatcaagacattggctcctggtctcggaaagtCCAAATGGGACATCCAAAACTTCAAGTTACTCTATATTTCAGTCATATTATTTTCTAGGTTTACTTCTGACGTAGATCTTCCTCAATTTTAGCATTATTCGCCATGGCCGAAAACAATATTGAGGAGTTGGATTTGaattcacattcaaatgatagacgtttTGCGAtgtaataatgtatataaacgtaaaaattgtttttcaaacacacaaatttatcgGACAGAAAAGATACTCGCGCTAAGCATAtctacatcgttacagttccaagtaggcgcttcgatcgatagagcatggaaagcactcctaatTTTCCCGGAGAGAATATGGGCGATCCTAGATTCTTTATATTGAAATCGTTCCGGATTgcctgatacaaatattagtttgagttcatTCGCATTAATCTGTTCCGGCTAATAAGAAAAgtgacacttagattagaatggtagtgagaaggcggacatttaggcattagaaggtaatatttgtgaaacatcgcgcagctttaacgaatttttcagttagATTTAGAGTTAGagaacgctcgaaaattggcaaattttgtgggataatggaagtttaggaattcCAAAGGCATCAACCAAACTTGGTTAAAAAGGATGGATGAAtgtcgtgacttccttcgggtggcatctcgggtcatgtccaatcattatacgttgaatgcgcatcttcggcgtattggggtcgtaAAGAGCGTTCTCTGCGCTTGCGGTGACggctatcgcgacattaaacatgttgtctggtcgtgcgcctagtgttctacacaacaaaaaacaaaaaaaaaaattgccgttGAGATATTTCGAAACTTACCAGAATCTTACTAACcataattgacgaaatgacaaaatataaccgtgttctgtttgattttacatgaaaaatgtactttccaaacgcagtgccataaaattacacattttaaacaaacgccatatgcgGAGTAAAATTGCGTTCGAGATATGCTGGCTatctttcaaatttatttatatctacTCTTTTGATTGACTTACTAACAGGTACCTGCAAATATGATCCCAAGAGTTCCAAGCGGATCCAAGAAGGCCAGTTGGCGAGcgggttcatgatgtcctgatagtgatcttccatttgccacaaagctacaagtttaatttcttGTTTTCCTTGTCATTTTTCTCTGATTGTTCTCTGATACGGTCTCTGCTTCAGTGGGATCAACAATCTTTTGCCATCCTTATAGAAAGTCTACTGATTTTATAGTGATTGTTTCTCCTtgcttcaatttttaatcaaatgattattcattttaaacaaattacaaattttcatattgtccttaaaaatatttctaactgctttccatagtctgaataaaattgtatattaatatttttttttgtctatCGATCTGAGCTGATTGTTTTGAGATGTAGATGTGTTAAAATGTATTACCATgagtataaatttaataaatgctttgaaaaaaaactgaaactCTCTTCTCGCCAACCAAAATTTACCTCTTGAAACACGTTGTCAGATGTCTTAATGATAAACAAAAACGCACGAAAACATATATCAACCTAATGCACACACAAGCCGAAAACTAAATCAATTTATCTCAACGCAACTCACAAGCAACACACACGTGACACTTCGTGTAAGTGTCAATGCACTGCCGAAACCTTATAGTAGAGGTAGACGCTATGTATCTTCGGCAGTGGCGGCATCACCTCGCACACAGTTAAACCATGTAAAACTTGCACCTGTTTTCCCGTTGTGTGTAGTCCACCGTGTGCTCCCCACTCCGTCGTGCGAACCGCAACCCTGCATGTACAGGAacgattgtaccgtccggacgataAAGCCATGACGTTGCTCGTTTAATATTCGAGCGACAAATGATTAAAACGGGTACACGGCACCTCTATTTGTAAACTATCcgtatttgattgagtcacTTTGGTGCGAGTACGttcaaatgccaacgttgccgaaaagcTATGGCGTCACTGCTTATTGTACCGTTGGGACAATACAgtcaacatgttgctcgttCGGCAAGTGAGCATCGACTGATGCAAAACGAGCACGCGTGATCTGTATAAATAACTTTTACCATATGTGATTAAATGCTTAGATGCtactttttgacggctctgactGAAATAGGTTAGTAAATTTCGCATTTTCCTCGTCGTGTTTGAAGGATTTATTTAAAATCcgtttttgctttatttatagtagtcgtggattttgtaaaattgaataAAGATATTGCAAAAATATGGCAATTTCGTTCAGTAGAACGAAAGTTTTTcatgtttaaaatttctcagcagAAATTTATTGAAACGTTACTTCAAAATTTGAGACCAAACAAGGAGTTTCCATCGCTTCCAGGAAGACAAAAAAATCCCAAGTGGCTcaacatttcaaccagagatgcAACGTAGTGTAGGACTGGTTGGGCACTGGAAACTTTGTGATATTGTAATGATCCTTCCAGTACCGAATAAACAATGATTCTCAGAGTACGACATGAGGTTGTTTTCTCGATGATAATCGATCTAGCTACTTCACGGCGCGCAACGCTGTGACGTTCAATAAATCGTCAGAACGTTTGTATTAGTGAAATCTTGGACGTAGTTGTGTGTAGATGACCGCGATTGTATGTTTGgctttgtgtatcatcgcgagaGGCTTGagagtttgtatgttaacgtgttcgatcgcgtggacATAATTAGCCGGTGGACATTTGCATATTCGCACGAATGATCCctcggaccgtgaatctgatacttttCTCTCAGTGTGCAGTTTGCGGTTCTTGGTCATGTCGCTTTGGAACGTGTCTGGTGGTTATGAGCGTTATtgtttattggtccaactgaatgggTACTAGGATAGGATAGAGGACGAAAACTTCTAGGTGTGACCGATCCAGGATCACGCGAACACGAGCGTTCATAGGATCGCTTCCGAGACCGCGttagtaaatttataagtgctaaaaggTGCACTTTATCACCGAGGTGTTATCAAGTTTCCGAAATCGCGAGCGTAGGTCCGCGTGgacgatcgcgaagggctcaaaaTTTGGTATGTGAGTTCTTGAATGATTGTGCGCACCGTGAATATGATACTTTATTTTCAGTGTACGTTTCGGATATTTGAGGAGAGTGAATTCCGCCCTGTCACTAGAGGTGCCGGTCATGTCGCAATGgaatgtgttgtctagtggttctgtggtttatttttttgattggtccaactgaatgcatGGACATGTGACAAgtgtaaccgattcatgatcgcgcgaacacaggCGTCTGTAGGTTTACGTTTGAGACCGCGGTTATGAATTCCTACATAAAGACCTTGGGTTGAAATTATGTGCTAAACGGTTCACTTTATCAGCGGGTGCTATCATGTTTGGAAGAATGCGGGCGTAGGCATTTGTGGATGATCGCAAAAGACTACTAAAGATCATCTAGCATATTGTTATCTTTGGGAGTCCCGGCACTCCAAGTTAAAAAGATTCCCAAACCAAGGATTTTCGCCAAGCCGAAGGCACCTCCAGAGAGAACTTGGCCGTAAACCCTTTCGTAAATTATTTTAACCATGTCATAgcggccccatgcaaaactaactATGATatcacttcattaaaagtttaataagttCTCCCAAGGAAATTGGATAAATATGCAGTTttcgacaaacttgtagacaataaaattatccttcttatttttacttgcgGTGGTAAACTGATGCGAATGCCAATTACCGGGTGTCCTTCatttaaattgtcgaaaaattcgACTTCGAACaccttggtccggtagctagacttgcccGCTTTAACTCAAATTTGCAGCGAATACTTATGGTGGAACAAAAAGGTTCGTTATTTAttcttctattctattcttctattattTTAGGATTGAGAGCAACGCCATCTATTATGAATAAATTTAGATGTGATTGAAACGCCGTAGCGCGCTCTTCGGATCCCTTTGGTGGAATCACAGTTTGGCGCCCCTTTAATGTTTACATTGGCTTTTTTTCTCAGTTCTACTTTCGAACACTAATTTAGTGAGTGCCTGGAAGTGTCGCACTTATCCGAAATTATTTGGAGACATTATCCTCATTTATTTGATAAAGAAAGTTAAGCTTTTTGCTCCCCCTTATGGTTGGCGCCATTGGCGAGGGTCAACCCGACCAACCGCACGCTACAGCTCTGAGCATAGTTCTAATATTTTATCACATCAACAAATCGCTTGTCAGATCGGAAATTTTTGGACTATTTTGGCTATTCCTTTGATTTCTCTGTATTATTTTATATCCATTGTTGTAACTCTCATTGTAAATAAATCAAACAGAttacattcaaactcaatatttctacatacacggaaaaaaattgttcccaaaatcgtgaataaagtgccatgaattctgtaaCAATCATGTTTTTacattacgaaaacaggaccatgatcaaaaatcatggcttttataattatgttcaattttccttcagtaacgcccgcgtaatgctttcattagtggaaatatttgtttttgtttcgtgaaCTTCAGTCACCTTTTCCACCAAGTTATTTCTAATGCGATTCTCAGTTCGCGAACTCTTTCACAACTtgatgaacattattcataaaaccaaaggatgactcatgattttttcatagctatatgaacattagttcacaaaatcaatatattctggccattttttcgtgaactatttcacgaaattcgaaattttattcatgaatccattcaatcctcgtgaattaATTCATAATCCCTAATATATTaatcacgatccaatatccatgtttgtgaaatggttcacaaaatcatcaaatatttatgtattcgtgaactggttcatgatttctaatatatAAGCTACCATCCAATATCTGTgcacgtgaaatagttcacgaaataccgcctcacgaatacatgaaatattattcatgtattcgtgagccggttgatgattcctagtataatagtcataattttgcattgtatttcgtgaaatagttcacaaaatcataaaatattattcatgtgttcgtgaactgattcatgattcctaatatattagttacgatccaatatccgtgctcgtgaaatagttcacgtaatcatgaaatattatacatgtattcgtgaactggttcatgattcataGTACATGAGCTAcgatctatctagtatctatATGCGTGCTTATGATgcttagaagatatccctaaacatttacaacatggtaatgaaatttttacgtgatctctttaacaaaatttggagtatttttcgtggaatcattgacaatgatccagttcatattgtcacgtaaaaaaccgttagtaaccaaaaaataatggatCGCggtaaggcgaagagaatttacgaatgccatgataaaactgctgatatcttgAACAACagctttgaaagtaagctctaaaataaaatatcatgatagcatgactaagatcctgaaatcatgaacactaaTCACACAActtgtgacaaaaatatctaaaatcgtaaCTGAGATCTTGAAATCATCAATATGAAtaactctactcatgactaaaatatcacgataaggtgaatagaaattacgaacatcgcgactaagatcttgatatcatgaattttaattccgctaacgtcatgagatttcacaagaatcgcgaataagccttgatatcatgaacaacgtttgactgtcgactgtcTATTCCCAAAtaatgaacaagaatcacaacaaaaactaaacatgtccaaggaACAACAGAAACCCtgccaaacattctaatgtaacgccatgcatATATTCGGGACGAACGGGTTTTTAGAaaccacaaatagtttcatgaatacgaagtttactattcataatttcagaaccttggtcacggttttcgtaaatcgttcagttcacgaaatcgtgaccttttgttcatgaatttttgaacggatttttttccgtgtaataCTCATTTTGCGGCATGAATACAACGCATATCTCTTGTGAAGGATTTATATCACAAATGTAGGTAGGTTGCCAAATAGCAAtagtatgcatttaagggttaagctTTTCCTGAAATAAAATCCCGGCTACTGGCCTGAGACAAACAACCCTCGATATAGGCTACCAAAACACAATGAAATAGCCAACCAAGCTGATGCACTTTGTAGTTCAAAACTAACTGCCGAAATAACAACATTTGCGCCTAGTCTCTCCAAACCATCATCCAGCACAACCAGTAAAGAGAAAAATGCCCTTCCCCCCTCAAACAATCTGACTACGTTTCTGAGCTATATTACCGCGatttaaaaaacattttagtgTAGAAAAATGCAGCCATTCCTGCAATAAGTATCAGACTCTAAACACAATCTGTTGATCTCATGGCTATTTCGCGATGCCGTATTATCGCATCATCTAAATTCTTCGTACTATAACTCTATTATTAAATAGTGTCAATGTAGAAATTTCGTTGCTCTTAGGTACATATTTTACAAATTCAGAAGGATTACGCTTAAGCTATAACAACCATCCAGTGATTACCGTGcgccaaaatgtaaaaataagcGCTGATTGATCACggtattaatttaaattttttgctgAATAATCTCTGTCGGTAATTGGGTCGCTTGGAAGTCGAGCACACCAAAACAAGTGGCGTCGCTGCTAGCCCTTTCCCCGACCAACACTTCACAGGCCGTGTGGAACCTGAAACAGACCGCGTGAACTACGAAATTCAGCGAAATTAATAGCCTCGGTTGTGTGCTTAATACTATAGTCTGCTACCCGGTGGGACTTGTCTATAACTGTACGGTGATAGTGCTTTTTGTTAGCCAACAGTCTCCCGGCAGCCGAATAATAATCAATAGCAGAGCCATCTCGGGTAGAAGatcagtttttgttttcatcaACCAAAGCAAAGAAAACACGAAAAGAGTGATTCCTAGGAAAGGCTAATTTTATGCTTATAACTCGACACGCGGTGGTACCGGACCGGGGCTGAGCGGGTTTGGAGAAGCAGACGGCGGCGGTGAGTGGTCAAGCAGGAGCCATCAAAGTTCAATCTCGTAGCTCGAGATATATGGGTTTGATAATGACTCGCTACACAGGTAGCCGTTGGTCTGTGGCTTTTGGCATGTATGTTATAATAGATCAAAAAGTCGTTAGCGCGCGGGTCAAATTGACACCACTTTACGCCCGTACGCAGCTGGATGGAGTTCTTTATGATGACGGGTCTTAATCTGAGCCACTTGGCTTCGCCCGGGGTTTATCTATATGGCGGAGAAAGAGATCTAATGGGTTAGAtgactattaaaaaatttcggagacCATATCTTGTTGGTGTTTGGTGAATCGAAACGGCGTTTGGCTCTCGAAAATAAATGAAACTCTATGGGGTTAGTTTGATTTAGAGAGAAATTCTGTATGTATCAAACAATTAAATTGAATTTCAACACGAAAATGTTTCACTAGGGCCAGAAAGATGATAGAGATTATGTATACCATTTTCAGTGTGTATC encodes:
- the LOC131683458 gene encoding dynein regulatory complex protein 9-like; translation: MESIGQLELSFVCVAVEHALTKLQIINLNPTNDELLDPTGTFSIDDILNQKISLLEDFHFLTVKSISHAEEQAVSGVHRSSVRLHYSNLLLEIDSLEEELASLRRTLHDLQDKFYKRKQLEIAKNRLVNKWELARQEQQIDSLNIRSAEFREQTKQQRLAVELALDAAGRIDQYYSEQLDNVQTAISDWMDRFDREKDEVESRAQKARARKKRWDEMQAEFEQRAADIAHLERTEMQYHKDAEHRKMCQKYAVKIQAWWRGVMVRRGLGKKEKPNVGKRGKKGKKETKEKGKSVKK